The genomic interval ATCTGCGCGAGCGCCACGGCGGTCTCGTCAGCCTCGGTGCCGCTCGCCGAGAAGAACGCCTTCGCGATCTTGCCGGGCGCGAGCTTCACGAGCTTCTCGGCGAGCTCCACGATCCCGACCGTCGGGTAGAGCGTGGAAACGTGCCCGAGCCTGTCGATCTGTGCCTTCACGGCCGCGTTCACGCGCGGGTGAGCCTGACCGAGGCTGACCGTCAGAATGCCGCCGAAGAAGTCGAGGTACTCGGTGCCGTCGAGGTCCTTCACACGAAGGCCCTTGCCCTCGTCGAGCACGACGGGCTCGTCGTAGTAGTTTCCCACGCTCGGGAAGAGGAACTCTTTGTGCTTCTGCCTGACCTCGGCCGATGTCTTCTTCGTCACGTGCCCCTCGCGCCTCCGATTTTCTCGAAGTGACCACCGAATCACGCCGAACGGCGCCCCGTAAATTCTTTTTGAATGACGCAGTGCTATAAGGTCAACCTTCTTGACTAGTCGGGGTCGGGGAGGGGGCTCCCCGCCGGTCCGAGAAGTCACGGATCTCGTCGCGGAGCATCTCGAGATCGCGCCGAGGCCCCGGGCCGATCTCGATGTCTCCCCGCGGCGAGTGGATCTCCAGGTACTCGCCCGCGATGGCGGTGCTGTCGATCTCGTCGAAGGCCCGTACGGCCCCCGCGAAGGTGACACCGTGACCGTCGACGACGGCGTCGAGCGGGAGGGTGGACGTGATGCCCCAAAGGACGGCGGCGATGACCGTGGTGACGAGCGCGAGAGGGGCGGCGTACGGCGAGGTCGCGGACGAGCCCGTGGCCTCCCACGCCGACGCGAGCGCGAGCAGCACCGCGGCGAGGACGGGCAACAGGAGGGCGAGGAGTGGAAAAACGAGGCCACGGCCGAAGGCGTGCACGCGCCGGATTTCTGCGGCGGCCCGCACCGTGGCGTCGGAGACCGGACCGTGGCGGAGGGACTTTCGCAGCACGGCGACGAACGCGATGGCGAGCGCGATCACCACGAGGAGGCCCATTCCGAACATGGAGCTCGTGCTCATCGCCGCGTCGTAGAGGCCATGAAGCGCGGCCGACGCGAGGAGCCAAGGCACGACGCGGGCTCCCGGCCGGACGAGGCGCTCTCCGAGCGCGTGGCCCCAGAGGCCCGAGAGAAACACGTGCACGGGAAGGGCGGTGAACGCCCGCCCGACGACCAACGTCGCGGATACGCGCCCGCTGGCGAAGTAGACGAGGTTCTCCGCCGCCGCGAAGCCGAGGGCCGCGATGGCCGCGTAGACGATCCCGTCGACGGGCTCGTCGAACTCCCTGCGTTTGGTCGCGTAGCGTGTCGCGAGGAGCTTCGCGCCCTCCTCCGGCAAGCCCACGAAAAGCGCGAACCCGATCGACGCGAGCGGGAGGGCCTTGGGGAGGCCACCGAACGTGAGAAGCTCCGGGGTCGTGTAGGGCGAGAGCCGAGAGAGGCCCCACTCGACGAGCCCGGCGGCGGGGGCCGCGAGTGCCCCCATGACGAACGTCACTCCGACGAGCCCGAGCGGCTCCGGGTGGGCGCGATCGAACCGCCGAACGAACGCGGCGTACACGAGCGAGAGCACGACGGGCAGGATCACGGCGAACCCCGCGAGCATCGGAGCCGGAGGAGCGACGCTCCGCGATGGCGCCCCGAGGTCGGGGAGCGCGGGGAGGGAGAGGAACGCCGCCGTGGCGCGGGCGCGCTCGTAGGCCACGAGGTCGTCGCCGAAGGTGAGGCCGAGCGTGCCCTCGGGGCGCCCCACGAACACGGCAAAACCTCTCGAAGCGAGCACCGCGGTCGTGCCGGACACTCGCCCCAAAGCCTCCGCTGCGGGCGTGCCTTCCCGCGCGTGGACCCGCAGCGCGGCGCCGTCGCGGACGATGTCCAGATCTCTCGCGTCGAGGACGGCGACGCGCGGGCCCACGACGACGCGCGACAGAGACCCGTTCCCGAGCCGCCGAACGAGCGCGACGTCCCCTTCGGCCTTCTCGGGGGGCGCGGTCTCGGGCCCCTCGCACGCAGGGGCACAGCGGAAGGCGAACGTGTGGAGCTCGAGGCCCGAGGGACGGCCGAGCTCTCGCTCCACGTCGGGGCCGAGGTCCGCCGTCGACCGCACGACGAGCCTCGTGCCTTCGCGCTTCACGTCGGCCGAGAGGTGCACCACGGCGAGGCGTTGACGCACCCTCATGACGACGTCGGCGGGGGCGTTCGCCGGCAGCGTGTAGGTCGTGGTCACGTCGGAGAGGCCCGGGAGCGCGCAGCCCGCGGAAAGAACGGCGAGCAGCACGAGCGCGAGGGCCACGAGGGCGCGGGCCCACGATGTTCCGCGCGAGAATTCGTCCGAGATGTGGGGCGTTGTGGTCGACACGGGGAGGGGAGACGGGTGAGAATACGGGAGGTCATTTCGAATGAGTAGGAGCCACGGAGAGTCGCCGCGCGTCACCGCCCTCATCGGGCAGGAGATCGACGGCCGCTATCGCGTCGACTCCGTGATCGCGCGCGGCGGAATGGGCGCCGTGCTGCGTGGCACGCACCTCGTCCTCGGTCAGCCCGTGGCCATCAAGGTGATGCTCGACGCCGAAATGCGCGAGGGGACCCTCCGCGAGCGGTTCCTCCGAGAGGCTCGGATCCTGGCCCAGCTCCGAGCTCCCACCATCGCGAGCATCCTCGACGCCGGGCTCTTGCCCGACGGTACCGTGTACATCGTGATGGAGCTGCTCGAGGGCGAGGACCTCGAGTCGGTCCTCGTGACGCGCGGGCGGCTCCCGGTCGACGTGACCGCGCGCATCGTGGCCCAGGTGTGCGAGGGGCTCGCCGAGGCCCACGAGCAAGGGGTCGTTCATCGGGATCTGAAGCCCGCGAACATCTTCCTCTCGGATCGGCCGAACGGTGAAAAATCCGTTAAAATCATAGACTTCGGCATCTCCAAACGCGAGGGCGAGGTCAGCGAGACGACCGGCGTGAACACGATGGTGGGCTCGCCGTTCTACATGGCGCCGGAGCAAATCTACGCGTCGCGCAGCGTCGACGGTCGCGCCGACATCTGGTCGCTCGGCGTCATCCTCTACCGCCTCGTCGTGGGCAGCCAGCCGTTCGAGGCGCCCACGCTCCCGTCGATCTTGGTCAAGATCAAGTCGACGTCTCCGCCGTTCCCTCCCGAGATCGATCCCCGGTTCGTCGACGTCGTGAAGCGCTGCCTCGAGAAGGACAAGGCGCGCCGTTACCCGAGCGCGCTCGAGCTTCGCGACGACCTGCTGCGCCTCTCCGGGGACGGGGCACGCTCCGTCGTCGGCCTCTCGGATGGTAACCCTCGGAGCTCGCGGGCCCGCATCTCGTCGGTCGATCTCGACGAACGGCGCGGCTCGCGGAGCCACGTCGACGACGGCGCCACGACGCGCTCCTTGTCGGGCGCGATGTCCTCGTCTCTCTCGCTCACGCGCGCGCGTGATGCGCACGGCGAGAGCCTCGCTCTGAGCCTCGGCGACGCGGATCTGGTCATCGAGGAGTCCCCCCACGGGAAGACCCAGCCCGACGCCGAGACCCCCTACGCGACCTCGGAGATCGAGGTGCTCGGCGAGGCCGTCGCTCCCGCTCCGGAGACACCGCGGGGAGCGCCCCCGGCCCCGCGCGCGCGTGTCGTGGCGGACGACATGAAGGCGACCGTGCCCCGCCTTTTCCCGACACCCGAGGTCGTGCGAGCGCAGCAGGCGTCGCTCTCGTCCGAGGGGCGACCGTCCCCGTTCCCGAAGGCCCTCGACGCTCCCCGCGCCCCCGCGGAGCCGATGCGGGGGTGGTCTCCGTCCACGTGGTCTCCGGCGGCGCCGGTGTCGTCCGAGGCGCCCGGAGAGCCCACGGATCCGGCGGTCGCGCGGCCCGTCGAGGCCCCACCTTTCGGCACGTGGGTCGTCGGCACGGCCATCACGGTCTCGCTCCTCCTCGGCGGGGTCTTGCTCGCGGCGCAATGCGGGAGCACGAGCCCGCCGCCGCCGCCGCCTCCCGCGGCGACCGCACGAGCTGGTCCAACGCCGTCGACCAGTGACCCGTCGACGTTGCCTCCGCACTCGCCCCCCGTGCTGGTCGTGTTGAGCCCGCCGCCGCCCCCGCCCGTCGAGCCCTCCGACGCGTCCGACGCCGGGCGACCCCACTGAACGACACCCTCGTACATCTCCGGTGCACGACGGCGCGCCGTCCTTCGAGTATATAGGGCCCATGCCGAGCCCTACGGTCCTCTACCTCGTCGCCGCTCTCTCGATCGTGGGCCTCTTCACGTGGGTCGGTCTCGTGTGGAAGAACGTGCAAGCGAGCTGGGACGCGAGCCCCGAGGAGCGCGCAAAACACGCGGCAAAGCCCGCCGAGGTCGGCACGAAGAAGAAGCCCGCCAAGGCCAAGGCCGACGAAGCCAAGGCCGACGAAGCCAAGGCCGACGAAGCCAAGGCCGACGAAGCCAAGGCCGACGAAGCCAAAGCCGACGAAGCCAAGGCCGACGAAGCCAAAGCCGACGAAGCCAAGGCCGACGAAGCCAAAGCCGACGAAGCCAAGGCCGACGAAGCCAAAGCCGACGAGGCCAAGGCCGACGAAGCCAAGGCCGACGAGGCCAAAGCCGACGAGGCCAAGGCCGACGAAGCCAAGGCCGACGAGGCCAAGGCCGACGAGTCCGAGGAGGCATGACGTGACGTTCCGTCCGCTTGCTCCGAGTGACGCGGCGCTCCTTCGAGAGGCGACGTTCGGTAACGTCAACTGGACGGGCGAGGCGCGTGTCTCGCGGGCCGCGTTCGAGGCGTCCCCCGAGCTCCTCCGATATGCCGCCTTCGACCCCACGCGGGGCGACTTCGGCTTCGTCGCCGAGGGCGACGTGGGCGTCGTGTGGGTCCTCTTCCTCGACGAGCGTGCGCCTGGATACGGCTTCGTGGAGGACGGCGTGCCCGAGCTCGGTATCCACGTCGAGCGAGCCCATAGATCGCGAGGGCTCGGCGCAGCGCTGCTCCATCGTGTGATCGAGGAAGGTCGCCGGCGCGGTCTCGAGCGACTCTCGCTCAGCGTCGAAGCGGACAATCCGGCCGTGAGGCTCTACCGCAAGGCGGGCTTCGCCCCTTTCGATACCACGCGCGGGATCCACGTCCTTTCGCTCGCGCCGGACGGAGTAGGTAAAGTATAGAAATGGCTAGGCTTTCTGGCGTGCCGCTACGGTAGCCCGTCGGCCGTGACCTTGGCCGCCTTGAGCACGCCGCGGAAGAGATAGTCGTCGTAGGCGCCCGGGAGGGACGACCAGACGACCCAGGGATCACGGAAGTCTCCCCACGCGTCGACCGGGCGGAGCAGCTCCTCGGCGCCGAGGAGCGGCAGCTCGATCACGTACTCACGCGGCGGGATGGCCGCGTTCTCTTCGAAGATCTCCGACTCGAGCTCGATGCGCTCGTAGGACTCGACGAGGCCCTTGTGGCGCTCGGGGTCGAGCTCGCGGATCTGGAGCAGCGACCACCCGGCGTCGACCAGCACGGGGTACATGTCGTCCTCCGCGGACTCGTCGAAGAGGGGGGCTCCGGTCGGCTCGATGCCGATGCTGCCCAAGAGCGCCGCGAGCTTCCCCGGCGCCTTCGTTCGCCCTGCGAGCGCGTCCTCGTCCCAGAACGCGGCGAGCGCCGCGCAGAGCTCCTTGTCGGTGACTTCCCGCACGAGCCGCGGATCCTTCGAGTCGCGCTCGATCGTCGGATCGCCCAGCACCGCGCGGGCCCACGCACACGCCTCGACGAGCGGCTCGACCGGATCGCAGGCCGCGAGCACGAACGCGTGGACGAGGTGGTGCCTCTCCTTCACGTAGCGGTTTCCGCCGAGCGCCCGCACGACACGGACGGCAGCTTCGGGGGACAGGGGAGGGAGGTCCAGAGCGACGAGTCGGGTCATCGATGCCTCACGTCTTTAGCCCGAAGAAGCGCCCGATGGCCTCGAAGATCCGCTCCTCTTCCTCTCCGCGTGACTTCGTGCGCTCGCCAGCCGCCGAGAGTAGTGACATCCGCCGCTCCGCGAGCAACGACGACAGCTCTTTCGCGATCTCGGGGCGGTTCAGGAGGACCTTCTCGAAGCCCTCTTTGCGGAGACGGAAACACTCGACGTCGGTCTTGGCGACCACGTCGGCGATCCTCGGTTCGCCAGTCATGAGCCCCATTTCACCAAAGAAATCAGGTGCTTGGATGGTCCCGAGCTTCGTGGTCTCGCCGTCCTCGTGGGTGCGTCGGACCTCGGCCTCGCCCGACGTCATCACGTAGAGCCAGTGCGCCATCGCGCCCTGCCGGGTCATCTTCTCGCCCGCGGTGAAGGGCACGTAGTCGAGCTGGGCCTCGAGCACCGCGCGCTCTTCGGGCTCGAGGGCGCGAAAAATGGTCACCGTCGACAGCGCGTCCCTGCGGCGGAGCTTGTGGCGCTCCTCGCGTCGTGCGTCGGCCTCGTCTCCCTCGAGCCGAATGTGGGTCTCGACGGGCATGGCGAGCGGAATGCCCGCGCGCCGAAGCGACGCGTGGACACGCGACAAGACGGCCGAGCTCGTGCGCGAGTCGGGGCCGAGGTCCAAGATGAAGTAGCGCACTTCGTAGACGGCGAAGCTCTGGCGCATGTCCCGGCCGAGATCGACGCACCAGACCGACGGCGGAGGGTCGTCGGCGACGTTTGGGAGAGGGGAGGCGAGGAGCGCGTCTGTGACGACCGACACGACGCGGGTCGGCGCGGTGCGAAAGTCGACGTTGAAGAGGTGCTTCATGCGCCGAGGGACGGATTTTCCGCCCCGCCGGCCGAGCACTGTGAACGTGCTGGTCATGAGCTGCGAGTTCGGCAACACGATGGTGTCGAAGTCGCGCGTCTCGAGGATGGTGCAGCGCCAGCGGATCTCGCGCACGACACCTTGGCGCCCGTTCTCGAGCTGGACCCAATCGCCGACCTTGAACGAGCCGTCGAGCTGCAGCGTCACGCCGCCGAGCACGTTCCCGAGCGTCGATTGGAGGGAGAGCGCGAGCACGGCCGAGAACACGGCGCCCGTCGTCAGGACCGACGAGAGGGAGAACCCCGAAGCCGCGAGCACCGCGCCCGTGCCGAGCGCGTACGCGAGGCCGAGCACGAGGTCGCTCACGATCTTCGCCGGGTGGAGCCCGAGCCGCGGGAGCCCGAGATCGAAGACCACCGCCGCGACCACGTTGATGGCCGTGAACGTCGCGAAGGCGTGCGCGACGACCCGCGCCGTACGCGCCCACCCGAGCCCCGTACGGTCGAGCACGAAGCTCACGCCGAGGGTCAACGCATAGAGCGCATAGAGAATGACGAGCCGCCGGACCACCCAACGGTGGTCCTTGGCGAACGCGTTGACGAGCGACGCGACAACGACGATGCCGACGAGCAGCACCCCCGCGGCGGCGAGCTCCGTGCCGAAGCCCAAGCCCCCCCTCAGCCCTTCAACCGAAGGCCTCGTCGAGCAAGCGCTGCTGCTCGAGATCGTGGCTCGCCTTGCTCCCGGTGGCCGGGCTCGCCGCGGCGGGGCGGGACACGATCTGGTACGGGCGCTTCAGGTTCGGGAAGAAACATGCCGAGAGGAAGTAACAAGCTCCCGCGTTGCGAGGCTCCTCTTGCACCCACACCACGGGGACGTCGGTCGGGTAGGGGGCGAGCGCTGTTTCTAGAGCATTTCCGAGAGGATAGAGCTGCTCGAGCCTCAGGATGGCGACGTCGGCGCGGCCCTTCTTCTCGCGCGCGTCGACGAGGTCGTAATAGACCTTCCCCGAGCACACGAGGACACGCTTCGTCGCCTTCGGCTCCACGACCGGGTCGCCGATCACCTTCTGGAAGGCGCCGTTCGCGAGATCGTCCACCGTCGAGACGGCCTTCGGGTGGCGGAGGAGGCTCTTTGGCGTGAAGACGACGAGGGGCTTTCTCCACTTGCGCTTCACCTGCCGGCGCAGCGCATGGAAGATCTGCGCGGGCGTCGTGAGGTTCATGATCTGAATGTTGTCTTGCGCGGCGAGCTGCAAAAAGCGCTCGATGCGCGCGCTCGAGTGCTCGGGGCCCTGGCCCTCGTAGCCGTGCGGGAGCAGGAGCACGAGGCCCGACATGCGGTTCCACTTGTCCTCGCCCGAGACGATGAACTGGTCGATGATGACCTGCGCGCCGTTCGCGAAGTCGCCGAACTGGGCCTCCCAGAGGACGAGGCCTTCCGGGCAGTCGAGCGAGTAGCCGTACTCGAACCCGAGCACGCCGGCCTCGGAGAGCGGGCTGTCGAACACGTCGAACGACGCGCCGAGATGCTGGAGCGGCGTGTGTCGGACGCCCGTGCTCATGTCGTAGAGCGTGGCGTGCCGGTGCGTGAAGGTGCCGCGCCGCGCGTCTTGCCCCGAGAGGCGGATGCGGTGCCCCTCGGTCACGAGGGTCGCGAACGCGAGGTGCTCGGCCGTGCCCCAGTCGAAGGTCGCGCCGGAGCCCACCTTCTTCGCGCGCCCCTCGATGAGGGCGTGCACCTTGGCGTTCGGGGTGAAGCCTGGCGGGAGGGCCGTGAGCTTGTGCGAGAGCTCGACGAGGCGCTCCTTGGACACCGCGGTGGGGACCTCGGGCGTCTCGGCGTCGGGGCCACCTTTGTAGCCGGCCCAGAGGCCACCACCCGCGGCCGGGAGCTTGTTGTAGTCGCCCTTCGTGGCATCCTCGAGCGCGCGGTCGAGCACGAGCTTGCGGTCGTCGCGGATGGCGTTCGCGCGGGCCTCGTCGATGTGCCCGGACTGGAGGAGGCGCCTTACGTAAACATCCCGGATCGTTGGCTTTTTGTCGATCGCAGCGTACATCGTCGGCTGCGTGAAGCGCGGCTCGTCGGTCTCGTTGTGGCCGTAGCGGCGGTAGCAGTACATGTCGATGACGACGTCCTGCGCGAACTTCTGCCGGTACTCGATCGCGAGGCGCGCGACGTGGATGACGGCCTCCGGATCCTCGCCGTTCACGTGGAACACCGGGACACGCATCATGCGCGCGATGTCGGTGCAATAGCGGGTCGACCGCGAGTCCTCCGGGATCGTCGTGAAGCCGATCTGGTTGTTGACGACGAGGTGCACGGTGCCGCCCGTGGCGTAGCCCTCGAGGCCCGCCATGTTGAGCGTCTCCGGGACGACTCCCTGGCCGATGAAGGCCGCGTCGCCGTGGATGAGGAGCGGCATGACGCTCTTGCGCTTGCGCCGGTCCTGCTTCGCGCGCACACGCCCCTCGACCACCGGGTTCACGAACTCGAGGTGGCTCGGGTTGAAGGCGAGCGTGAGGTGGATGCTCTTTCCGGCCCCGGTGACGCGATCGGTGGAGTGCCCGAGGTGGTACTTCACGTCGCCGCCGCCCACGAAGCGCTCCGGGTTCTTGTCACGGAACGCGGCGAAGAGCTCTTGGGCGGGCTTGTCCATGATGTTGACGAGCACGTTCAGGCGCCCGCGGTGGGCCATGCCGAACACGATCTCGTCGACGTCGTGTTTGCCCGCCTCTTCGACCAGGAGATCGAGCATCGCGATCATGCTCTCGGCGCCTTCGAGCGAGAAGCGCTTCGCGCCGAGGAAGTTCTTGTGGATGAACTGCTCGAGGTTCTCGGCGTCCGTCAGCTTCGTGAGGATGCGGAGCACCTCGTCGTGCGCGAGCGTCGGGCGGTTGCGGCTCGCCTCCATCTTGTTCTGGAGCCACTCGCGCGCTTCGACGTTCTCGATGTGACGAAACTCGACGCCGATGGAGCTCCCGTACGTCTCGCGCAGGTGGGCGATGATCGCCCGCAGCGGGGCGTGGGGCGGCATGCCTGCGATGCCCACGGTGGGGAACGTCTCGTCGAGCTGCGCGGCCGACAAGTCGAACCTGTGCAGATCGAACTCGTCGCTCGGCTCGGGGGGCGCGCCGAGCGGATCGAGGTGCGCGTGCATGTGCCCGCTCGTGCGGTACGCGTTCACGAGTTGGAAGACCCGGCCTTGAAGCGCGGCGGCGTCGAGGAGATCTTGGCGCGGCATGGCCGCGGGCGCGGACGAGGGGCGTTCGACCACCACGGTCCCGTTGCCCGAGCCGTTCGCGCGGGCATAGGGGCGATCGAGCTCGGCGAAGAACGTTCGCCACTTCTCGTCGACCGACTGCGGGCTCTGAAGATAGCGGGCGTGAAGCTCTTCTACGACGCCGGCGTTGATACCGAACTCCTCGAACATCTCGTCGACCCTTGGGTGATGGCGCTGCCGCGGCAAAAGCGTCGCCGCAGGCAACAGCGCGGGCCGACCACGATAGACAAAAACCCTATCGATTTCGAGCGGTCCTTTTGCAGTGCGACACGACGGCGCGCCGAGCTGCGAGGCGCTCACGAAAGGCGAAAAGACACGTACATTCGAGTGGTTACGCTCGAAGGTGAGAGGGTCTCGCACTTCTTGCGCGAATTCGAGCAGCGTCTCGGGCTCGCCGAACGGCTCAGGTGCTCGACTTGCGGTGCGTCGGGTCGAGCCAGGCGCGGATGTCCGCCGAGGGATCGAGTGCGACCACCATGACGTCCACCGAGATGGCGCTCACACGTGTGCCTTGGGGCGCGACATGAACGCCGTTGGCGTCCTTCCAGAGCACGCAGCGCACCGCCTGGGTGGTGGCGATGGGCTTCCGCTCCTCGGGGCGCGACGACGACGGCGCCGGCCGCTCGCTCGGAGGGGCGTGCTCGATCGAGACCGGGGCTCTCGGAGGCCCGAGGTCGGCGAGGTCCTTGCCGCTGAGCGTCTTGGTCGGTTGGGCGTCCCAGTCGGACGCCGATCCGAGCGCCTTCAACGGGCGGCGGCCACGGAGGACCTCGATCGCGTTCAGCTCCGTGAGCGCGGGCATTTGGGCCGTGGCGTCCATGGGCATGCGCGGCGGCGGCTGGCTCGACGGGGGCGGGGGCGACCACTCCTCCTCGCGCTCGCCTTCGGCTCCTGGACCGATTCCCGCGAGCGTGCCCGTGTCCTCGTCGTGAGAGGCGCCGGCGGTCGGCTCGGCGTCCGGTTGCGTGGCGAGGCGCACCCTTCCTTGCGACCGGCGGGCGTCGTCGTGGGCGTCGCCTTCGCCGGGGCTCGCCTCGGAGCTCGGCATGAGCACCTCTTCCGCCGGAGCGAGGGCCTGTACCGGCGCGGGTACGGACGGCGCACGCGAAGGAACGCTCGCCGGGCGCGCGGAGGGGGGTGGCTCGGAGCGTGGCGCGAGCGGAGGGGAGACGCGCGGAATCAGCCCCGAGCTCGAGGTCACCCCGCGGGAGGGCGTCACCGCCGGGAGAGGGGGCCGCGCCGAGCCCGGTGGTCGCGCGGAGGCAGGGGATGGAGGGTTCGAGGGCGCCGCGGCGGCGGCCTGCGGGGTAGCCTCGAGCAGCGCGGCCGCCGAGGCCGAGGGGTGAGACGCGGACGATGTCGTGCGCCTTCCCACACGTGTCGAGAGGTTCGCGGCCGCTTTGGCCAACGTGAGCGCCCGCTCGTCGGCCTCCGCCTCGGAGGCGGCCTCGGCGCCTCGCCGAAGCCATTTCACCGCTTCGGCCACGTCACCTCGTGACCACATCGCTTCGGCCGTCGAGAGCGCCCAAGACACATCCTCCGGATCGGTCGCGATCGGAGGAGGAATCGGCTCGTCGGTGTCGTTTTCGGCCACGGAATCGCCCTTCGCGCTACGCCTTATCGTCGACCGTGGGCGCGAAATTGACAAGCGCTATCCGCGATATCCCGAAAGAAATTCGCGGCGTTCCCGACGCCGCTCCGAGCTACGCCCCGGTGAAGGTCCCTGGCGACCGAGGCCGCCGGAAGAGTCGGGCAGGCCGCGAGCCGGACCGCTCTTCAGCCCCCCCCGACGAAGTGCACGATCTCGAAGGTGTCCCCTTCGGCGACCCGGCGTGTGGTGTGCTCGCTCCGGGGCACGACGTCTCGGTTCTGCTCGACGGCCACGAGGGCGCCGAGCCCGAGCGTGTCGAGCAGGCTACGGACGGTCGTGCCCTCGGGCACGTCGTGGGGGGCTCCGTTGACGGTGATTCGCATGACGACCTCGGTCACCGTCCTAGCAAACCCGCGTTCGCGGATCCCACGACAATGGCGTGGACGAGCGCTCCGAGGTCGCGCCCCGGTCGCGAGTCGGGCCGAAGAGCCACCGTCGCAGGAATCGGCTGCCGCGGAAGGGCGTTTTGGGCTATGTCGCGGAGCTCCCATGGTCGGTGTACAACCCAGCGAGATCACGGCGCTCCTCGGGCGCGGAACGCACTTCGACGGCAAGCTTCGTTTCGACGGGGTCGTCCGCATCGATGGCAGCTTCACCGGCGAAATCCGCAGCGAGGACACGCTCATCGTGGGAGAAGGGGCGGAGATTCGGGCGAACGTCACCGTCGCGACCGTCATCGTGCGCGGGGGCACCGTCATCGGCGACATTCGCGCCAAGGTCGCCGTGGAGGTGCACGCTCCGGCGAAGGTCGTCGGGAACATCCACTCGCCGTCGCTCTTCATCGACCGTGGCGTCGCGTTCGAGGGCACCTGCCGCATGGACGCGGTGGAGCCGGACGAGGACATCGAGGTCCCGTGAGGTCGCGGCTCGTCCTCGGGGCCTTCGTAGCGCTCGGGGTCGCGTGCGCGAACGCCGGCAAGAACGAGCCCCAACGCGCGCCCTCGCCGACGAAAGCCGACGCGGGACCGCAAGAAGGCGTCGACGCCGGATCGCCTGTTCCGTGGAGCGCCGAGGTGGCCCGCGTCGCCACTCTGGGGTTCGTCGAGGTCGGGACGTTCACGCTCGCCGGCGCCGAGGCTCGGACCCTGCTCGGACTGCCGCTCTCGGCCGTGACGTGTGTGAGGATCGGGGTTCGCGGCCGGGACGATGCGGAGGTTCGAGTGCTCGTCGGTGGCACCGAGCGCGCGCGGCTCACCCTGGTTCCTGGCGAGGTGCTCGGGGCGGGGCCGCTCTGCGGGAGCGCTGGCGAGGCCATCGAGCTCGAGCGCCTACGCGGGAC from Myxococcales bacterium carries:
- a CDS encoding polymer-forming cytoskeletal protein, which produces MVGVQPSEITALLGRGTHFDGKLRFDGVVRIDGSFTGEIRSEDTLIVGEGAEIRANVTVATVIVRGGTVIGDIRAKVAVEVHAPAKVVGNIHSPSLFIDRGVAFEGTCRMDAVEPDEDIEVP
- the thiS gene encoding sulfur carrier protein ThiS encodes the protein MRITVNGAPHDVPEGTTVRSLLDTLGLGALVAVEQNRDVVPRSEHTTRRVAEGDTFEIVHFVGGG